AGAATTGAGCGCCTTGAAACGTCAGTGCCTTGCCGGCCGGATTGATTGTATTGAGAGAATGCGTACCCAAGTCCAGGCATGGAACGAAGATAGAAACAACCGCCAGTCACAGGTCGACTGGAGATTTACGACCAAGGATGCGCGCATCAAGTTAAAGCGCCTGTATCCGAAATTTTAAATTATACTATGTACTAGGGGTGCAACGCAATCGCTCCCAAAAAAAAGATAGTAATAAAGCCAACAAAAGAAACAATTATAGTGATTATAATCGCTGCAGGTACTCCAGCAATTGCGATTTTGACTAATATCCAGACAATTCTCCAAAAAGGTATTTCTATGTCAATTAAAGTGGTTTTTTGTTTATTATTTTTGTTTATATTTGATTTTATTTTGTTTTTATCCTCGTCTTCAATTAGATCAACGTCTTTAAGTTCGAGAACAAGTTCTTTACTTCCGCAATGCAGACATCTCTTGGTAAAAGAAGGTACGTTAGCACCACAATCGACACAATTCTTCATTGTCATAGATGTTTTTCCTTTTCATGTTTTCACAAATTTATATTAAAAATAATTGGAGAACTGCTTTCTTGGTACCAAGATGAGGAGTATGGCAAGCCTCTGGAGTGGTCCCCCAAATTCAGGCTGAACGCTACGATGGATTCCTTTACCAGGGAAAACCACATTCATGACCAAAAGAAAGAATCAGAGAGTTAACCGTATCTATCTCGAAAGTGCGGCCACATACGGCAACGCCTGTGATGCAAGCACACTGCCCACCGCGTTTTCCAGTATTCCCCTGAGGCTGCTTGCGGTTTCTTTGATGATCGTCCATTTAGGTTTCGGTGACTTGGCTTGGGCTTGGAGGGTTGCGAGTTCCGCCTCTAACTCGGCGCGGTGCTCTTCTGTGACCCGCCCTTGTTGGAGTGCATCGTCCAAGAGTTGTATCAAGGCTGTCAGTGATGCTGTGTCCCCGCTTGTTTGGGGTTGGGTCTGCGTGGAGCCATTGGACTCTATTTGGATTTGGGAACCGCTGACATTTCCGAAATGATAGTGTTGTTCTTGCACGATTTGCTTTTCCTCCTGCGTAAATGTCATGTTTTCGCCGAGTATGCCTTTGGATTCTAAGTCAAGTGCCCACTCAAGAACTTTAGTTCTTACAGTTTCAATTATTCTTGTTAGATCTAAACTTGAGAGTTTAACTTTGGGATGCCCGTATATTCCTGAAGGTGTGAATATTTTTTGTATTATCATTTGTTCATCATCAAACTGAGGGCGTATGTAGATATCGGTGGAGATTTGCGTGATCTGTATCAACTCAGGGATCGACTGCCCCATGAAACGCTCAGTTAGGAATTTATTTGTTGCTGAAAATTCAATTCTTACAGGAAGAAGGCCTCGCGGAGTGTCTGCCATAAGCTGACCTTGCACACGGCGGTATTCGGGTACTCCTGTTTCATTTTCACCATAGCCATTCAATTCCTTTCTCAGCCATTCGGCTAATTCAGGTATTTCCAGGCGGCAAGCAACAACGAGTGCGCGACGTAATAAATTCGTCGTCGACACAGAATTATCAAATACTGTATTCACCAATTCACGAACAAGTGCAGGCATTTACTTTCCTCAGGTAAGGAACCGTTTGATCTGCGAACAATACACCCTTCCAATGGTCTTCGGAAATACTCCGTATAGGCGCGTTTTTTTCTTTCCATTGGGGACGGCTTGGATTTTTCAGTCGGTGCTGGGTGTTTTTACGGTGAACATGTCATAAGTCTAAGAAGCGTCTTTTCTTTTCCCTCTTCAACAATTGTCGCACCTTTGGACTGAACGAATTCAAGGAGTTCTTCGGGGTAGGGGGTGCCGTCTTTATTAACTCTGGTGAAGTTAGCGGATTGGAG
This DNA window, taken from Desulfovibrio inopinatus DSM 10711, encodes the following:
- a CDS encoding transposase; its protein translation is NLNTHNTASLYAAFSAEEARRLAQRLEIHHTPKHGSWLNIAEIELSALKRQCLAGRIDCIERMRTQVQAWNEDRNNRQSQVDWRFTTKDARIKLKRLYPKF